The sequence CAGGAGGTGGGGGACCCCAGTTGCTAATGGGCTGCCACAGCACGGTGGGAGAACACGTGAACTGCCCCACAAGCACGTTGGTGTCCACATCCACCAGCCTTGGGCAGGACACCTGCTGCAGCACTGGACTCCCCTGTGTTACCAGGAACACCAACCAGAGCTGGCAGAAATGTGATTTATTCAGCTGATATGACAGTAGGTAGCAGAAGCGCTCCACCATCTTCTCCCCTCATGGCTTCACGGCAGGAATAATCCTGTGCCTTCCCTCCCCCATGGCCTCGGACATGCCTCCGCCTTCCAGCCACGCTCTCGTACCTTCTGGGTGCTGGGGTGATGCACAGCACTGGGTACCAGCGGAGTCACTGCATGGCTGGTGCGACAGTGGCACAGCAGGGACACAGGCGCTCTCCGGGACAAGAGGTGAAAGCAGACGTGGTCTCGCACAGGGCGCGGGAATGGCTGCTGGTCCGTGCTATTCCGGTAGGATCTAGAGGTATATCTCAGGACTGGAGCTCTGACTACCCCtgtttgcaagcaccagctcccAGCCCATGGCATGGAAAGAGGAGATGCAGAACATCTTCTGGTCAGCACCAGAGTGCAGGATGCTCAGCGAGGGAGGGGTCCTCCACCACGAGGAGATGCTCCATTTCCAGCAGGAGTGTGTCCTCTGGTAGCACAAGAGCTGGGCAGAAGTGTGTTCTCCCCCATCCAGGTCACTGCCCTGGGTTCCTGCAGCATCTCCGGCACTTGGGAGGCTGCCTGAGCCACGATCCCCAGCGCAGATGGGGAACTATGCTGGCTGCAGACCTGCACAGCCAACGGTACCACTCCTGTCCTCACGCTTCAGATCTGCAGTCCCACGTGGCCCTGTGCCCAGGCACAAACACTGCCCCTGGCTGGGCCTGCTTTGGGCTTGTGGGccgcagcacagcagcagaggcagtgaTCAGCAAGCACGGGAAGCAGCAATGTTTGCAAAGCATCCCTCTTCCCACTTGGATACCCTAACGCACCACCGTCTGCGTGACGCGTTTTGCAGGGAGGCAGAGGACAGCTTTGGCGTTACTGGACGCTCAGAGAGGATGGGTCAGCTTTGCAAAGCCACAGCTGGTGGAGCCCTGGGCTTCACCGAGAACAGGCAGCAAATGCGTCATACAGACAGATGATGCACTAATCTCCAGAGCAGATTCAGACTAGATCCACCTACTAGATCCACCTACAAGGTATCAGTTCACCCACGGAGCCAGCTTTGCTCTATGTAAGCCTTATCTCAGGCTCATCACCATAAGCTACAGCCAGGAACAAGATCTGCCACGTAGTATTTGGTCTCAGGTCTTTTCCAGGCAAAGAGGTGAGTGCTGTGACATGCCTCGTTTTTGTAgggtgctttttgtttgtttcttcttctggGACGAGGAAGGCCTCAGGACCAAGGCAggttctggctgcaggctggatATGGCCCTGAGCCTTCATATCTACCAGTGGGACAAATGACAGGGGTGGAAAACTGCTGTTTTGTGCACGGCACCCTCATTTTCAGATCAGGGTGAGTTCTTATCTAAGCAGCCTGTTTTAAGGGAAGTTTTCTTGCCATGTGAATTAAATGGACTTGATTTTACAAAAAGCAATTAAAAGTCACCGTAGCCTTTGGCAGGGTCTGAACATCACCACAGTGTGATGGGACATGCTTAAGTGCTGTGTGCTCCCACTGGATGAGTCAGTGCATAGGGTCCCGAATCCAGCCCTACAACCCCAGTAGgccacagcagctcttctgcGCAGAGCTTTCCCCAGCTTTGAGGCAGCCGTTCCTCTTGTTCCTCTGGTTCAGCTCAGTACTCAGCCAGTCACCCATTAACTCACTTTACAACCTAAGCCAAACAGCTACAGTGCAGCCTGTGCTGTCCTGCAGCTCTCCCAGGTGTGCAGCAGGCTGTAGGATTGTCAGTTTGCTTTAGGTAGCACAGCGATTGGGAGTGCTCATGGTCCAGGACAGGTTTAGGATGTGCACacacctcccagcctccagcctctgcccACCTGGGTGCTGCACCTGGCCAAGGGGCTGAAGACAATGGAGCTGATGCTGTGAGAGGAGCCCTGCCCCAGGCGCCTGAGGTTCGTGGCCCAGAAAGCTGACATCACAGGCAGACAGGAGGGCAAAGGAGGCTTCCATCTCTGGACAGGGGAAGCCAGACAGAGATGGACAAGGGATCATAGCCCTTGAAGCCAAGCACCAAGGGTTTAGTCCCAGCAGACACCGAAGCCAGTGTGTGCCCCAGGCACCTGCAGTTTGGGGTACCTTGGAGCTGGTGCCAAATGGACCGTGCTGTGGCTGCATGGGGTTGCAGGCAAGCTTGAGTTTGGCCATGCCAATGTCTGGGAATTAGCATCCAAAGTCTGGCCCACCCTGTCTGAGAGCCCCTCCCCATCTCATGGGCCCAGGTTCGTGACTGCAATGGAGATGAGCTGGAAAGCTGCTCCTTACCGTGTCAGTCCTGGAGCCGCAAGCAGGACACGGTGGGGAGGGACTTGGAGTCTCTGCTGGAGAAACCCTTGCCATTCCCCAGGCGAAGGAGGACTCTCCTCTTCACACTGGCAgccagctgggagagctgcagccGCACGTCCTTCTGCCAATAAGAGTAGAGCAGGGGATTCAGGAGGGAATTACCCAGTCCCAACAGCCAGAGGTAGTTCTCAATGACTTTGTAGGGGAAGCACTCAGGGCACATGGTCTGCACAATGCTGGCGATGAAGAACGGCAGCCAGGACAGTGTGAAGCACCCTATAAGCACGGCCACAGTGCGCATGGCCTTCATATCACTGGTAGTGCGTGATGGGGGgcagccccccgccagccccgcatGCTCCACCTCCCGGATGTGCTGCACATGCATGGCTGCAATTTTCAGCATATCACAGTAGAGGTATATGAAAAGAAAGAGTGCTGGGAAGAAGCCAACGCAGAAGACGGTGAACATGTAGCTGGGCTGGAAGACTCCGAAGAAGGTGCACTTGTCGTTGGTGAAGGTATGCTGAAACCTTGGGATGAGGACCGGGAGGAAACCAATGATGGCAGAGAGCAGCCAGAGTCCCACCAAGCGCACTCCGACCCGCAGGCCTGTCACCAGCCGGAAGTAGTGGAAAGGCAGCCTGATGGCCAAGTGCCTGTCGCAGGCAATCAGCGTCAGGGAGAGGatggaggcagcagaggaggaagtCACGAAAGACATTCTCAGAACACAAAAGGTCTGTGTGGCATGAAAGAGCTGGGAAAACTCATCCATGACCAGACCCATGACCGTGAAGCCAACCATGAAGTCTGCGACGGCCAGGTTAAGGACAAAGTAGAGCCCATTGCAGCTGCTCTTCTGGATGAGGCGAAGGAGGGCGATGGCCACCAGTGCGTTGGCAGTGATGATGAGCGAGGCCAGCACAGCAAGGATGAGTCCGAAGGCTGAAATGGCCATGGCTGTCCCACACAGGGCAAGGCCTGAGGACAGTGTGGCCCTGATGTGGTTCTAAGGCATCCCTCCCATCTAGGGCCTTCCAGCTGACACAGCTCAGCTCCCAGGTGATGGGCAGCAGCAAGCGTGGCCCTTCACTCTCTGGGCAGTACAGCGAAAGCCTTCGGTGCAGCAATGTCTCCCTTGGGCTGGGAAGTCAGGGAGCAGAGCTCCACTCTGCAGCTGCCTGCCGGAAGGGACTGGTGTGCTCCCAGTGCCTGCCGTGCCCACAGAGGTCCCTCCCCTCAAGCCACGTTTCCAGACAACCCTGGAGTAGGGTGGAGAGCCGCGAGCACCTGGACAGGAAGCCTGCTCAAGGCCGTGCCACGGCTGTTCTCCTATCAAACATCCTGCTCGTGCTCCCCCAGCTCCCTACCCTGACAGCATCCCAGCAGCCCCCGCACACGCAGCTTCAACACCTCCCCCCCTGGGGCCACTGCCATCAGCCTCTCTGGCATCTCCCTCAGCATGGCCATGAGACCGGCTCAAAGGCTGAGGCCCACATGGGTGCTGGGATCATGCCCTGCTCACTCCCTGTCCAGTGGTGCTGCTGCGATGGCACGTGGGGAACTGGGCATCCCCAGCCAAGCACTAAGGAGCTGGGCAGGACTAATGTCCTGCTTTTGACCCAGGTGCTGATAAACGAGGGGAACAAGCAAAGAGAGCACCAAACATACAGCCCCACTAGGAAGCATAGGTGGCTCATAGGGTCTCTGCAGGGTCGCTGCCAGACCCAGGGTGATCTTGTCCTATAGGGACCAAGGAAACCACACTAATGCCTTGAAGTAAGAGTGGCACAAGCCACTGCTCCTACATGAGGCAGGAGGAGCTCATGAGGAGCTGGAAGGATCCGAGCTGCCAGGAAACGGGGAAGATTCAGGCCTCGCTCTGTCAAACAGTAACCTGGAAAGAGCAGGCTGccagggagaggctgagagcaggGCTGAGGGCAGGACGTGGCCAAGAGCACGGCTTCAGGGCTGGCCGAAGGGAACAACATAGCTTCAGGGCTGGTCAAGGACAGGGCACGGCCAAAGGGAAGAGCACAGACTCTGCAGCAGGGAGTGAAGATGCAGCAGAAGTACAAAGTGCAGCCACCATAAGCAGAGCTGCACACCAGGGAAGGTCCTTGGGAATGCACTAGGTCTGCAAAGATTAGGAACAGGATGGCACCAGTACCTGGATGCAGCCTGCTCCCCCCACCAGGTTCATCCCTGGACCGCAAGGAGTCTTCTACAAGGAGGCATTTGGGCAGCCTCAATCCTGACAGGTGAGAGGGCCCAGCTCCTGTGGGATCAAGGAGAGTGGGAGGCTAGATGGAGAGaggagaaatggcaggagagCTAGGGCAGAAAGTGCAAATGCAAACTAGAGGTGCTGCCTCCCCAGAAGCACATTCTTGTGCTGTCCCATACACAGCTCCACAGTAGCTTGTGGGACAGGCCTACTCTCCATCCCCCTTGGCCAGAACTGAACGGGCATTTTTGCGGCACACAGCACAAGATCTCTACCTCTGGGAGACCACAGCAGGTTCAGCAGCCATTCCTGGCAGTGCTTCCTTCTCCTCAAATTACTTGGTATGTCCACTTCATGACACCCCTCTGCAGCTTATCACTGCCAGTGTTCCCCGTTACAACCTTGAATACTTTGTATCATGACCTTTGTTAGAGCCTGACGGgcattttccttttatccagcatCAGCCTACTTTCTTTCATGGCTTTCATAAAGGACTTGACCGAAAGCCTTCTGGAAATCCAGCTATAGCAGATCAACTCCACCTTCCTGGTCCAAAAACCTCCCAGAAGATTTGAAGCCTggattcctcctcctccctcagctgTTGGCTCTCCCAGCACATATCATGGTCGTTTGTGTCTCGAGTCTTCATTACTGTGTCTACCAGTGTGGCAAAGACAGTGGCTGATAGTTTGCTGATACTTCCCCAAacctttttttaaactctgtCCGCACTTTTGACACTTTCCATTCCCTAATGTGAGGGGAACTTTAAATGAGAAGCTACAAACGAGAGCTTTGGTCATTTCATCCTGAGGTTCCCTGACAATTTGGGGTcaccccagcacagccctctgcccgTGTTCAATTAATAGCCTGTCCCCTAACCTCTTCTGCCATTGTTTCAGCTCAAGACTGACTCCCCCACCACCCTATCCAAAGTCTCCAACAGGGGAATCACCCTGAGCTCTTCCAAGTGAAAACTGACAACATTCAGCTTTTCTACTATGGCCTTCACTTTTTCAAGCACTTCTTTTATTCCTTGATTATCTACCAGTCCCAAAGTCCTGGCAAGCTTCTCCATTCTATGCAAAAAAGCACATAATATTATATTTAATGTACCAGGGACCATGCATATTTCCACTTTTGACATTCAGGCAGGACTTCAGCTTTTTTCCAGGGTGCCTTCCATACCACCTCCACGCCAGAGTTAAACCGTCGAGCCTTTTTGTGTGAGTGTGGTGAGGAGGCAGGTCCTTTCCAGTGCCCATCATGGACAAGACTTATATTTACCCTGAGACTCTATCCTTTAAATCTCTCAAGTAGAATGAAGCCATTTAATTCACTTTTCTAAAATTAAACAGGAACACAGGAGAGTTTTCTGCAAGACAGTTACAGCTCAGTACGAAACTTTGGCCCCCCAGGCTCAGCCCTTGGTTTGAAAACACTACTCCCTCTACTTTTTAACCCAAATCTCTGCCTTGCCACGCAGCAGCATGAAAGCCATACTGGCACGGCTAGATGGAAAAAATGCCACAGCGCACAAGCACGTGGCACCCTGCAAGATGGTACAGCAACTGAAGGCAGCAAAAGGGCAATGTCCGCAGGCATTAACACATCCCACCCCACTGACTGTGGGGCAGCTCTGGCCCTGGAGAGCTCAGACACCCCCACTTCCCAGGGCAATAACAGGATATGCGTCAACACACCTTTAACAGAACTGGGTACACACACTGCTCAGTTAGGCTCTCATGCGTTACTTAGCACAGCTAAGAGGagcttaaaaaaaggaagacacaAGCTTGAGCAAATAAGACAAATGTGTTTAGGGAGGGCTTCTAGGAAGGACATCCTGAGGCAAAGAACCTGTTTTACAAGATCTCCCACAGTGCTATCCCCTCGCACAAGCGGTTACAACTGAGGTTTACAGGTTGggtgtgtggtttgtttttcaaACACCTATCAAAATACTAATTTTTCACCACCTTAGAAACCCAAAGTGACTCAGTTTTTCTACCCTGCCGGAGCTGCAGAGGCAAGATGCTTTCTGCGTGAAGGGGTTTATGACCATCTTCAGGAAACACCCGGCATCATGCTCAAGGTCCATCACGCAAGGCAGCGCTCACAGCCAGCCTCTGCCTCACCGTCACATCCGCAGGGATCGCCAGCACCAGCAGTGGTACATTTACTCACTGTTGACAAAGCAAGGCAAAGGGACATGGGGTAACATTTATGACAGCCAATCCAATCAACAGCTCAGATAAGCAATGTCTCCAGGGGCTGGGGACCACTCAGACAAGTGGAAGGAGCATCTCCAAAGCCATCTGTGCAGGGCTGATCCAACAGGAGAAACAGTGGGGAGAAGAGTCTCTCCTCAGTGCTTTCCAGCTGAGAAATGCAAACAGCTACAGGGCCATGGGGATATTCTTTATGTATTACTGAGGACCTCATTACACCAGTCTAAACAACACGAATGGTATAGCTGCAAATACCAGAGAGCTGTTGGGTGGATCACTCCAAAAAAATTACAACAGCAGCAACATCCCATGGAACTGCATAGAGGATATTGTTCCAGAGCTGAAGTTATGGAAACCCTGAAGAAAGCCCAAAGAATTTACTAAATTGCAGCTAAAATAAATTTCTGATATAGACTTGTATTCATCCATACAGAAGTACTTATTTAATTTTTGATATTTAGAAATTCTCTTCAAGAGTAAAGCTAGGGGAGCacattttccactttttttaatCCACTGTTGCCAGTTTCTGGCAGCTTTTAAGTATAGTTTAACTCTGAAAATGACTCTCTCAGCCTGATGAGTTCTGGTCCTACATTAAAACCTCTGTTTACTGCAAGATCTACAAACAATTTTTTCCTCGTTTCTATTCCTTCTGGCTCTGCATAGTTTATTGGAGTcatctttcttctgcagttttacCTTACATTCAGTTAATACAATACAAAAATGCCTTTGCAAAACCACAGAAAACGATTATCTTATTTGTCAGGGCTGAATTTGGTTGAATGTCCCTTGTTTGATTTGCATGGATGGAATCTCAGCTTACAGCACTGCCAGATAGAAAGCACTGCTGTATGGCACATGAGACCTTCATCAACTCAACCTGCCCCATAAAGGGGAAAGAGAATAGGAATATAAAACCTGTTTGCTTTCACATCtatatgtatttaaaagaacagaaagtgaTGATCGTAAATATCTTGCTAGCTGTTCTGCTTAGCATTCGCCATGCTAGAGACACTATTTTAAAGTCATGGGACATCTAATCTCACTTTTAAATTGCTCTACgtttctttaaaaataacctAAGTAAATCATGTAAGGCAGATTGAGGTTTTGCAAAACCGAGCTGACGGTACAGCACCATAATTTTCTGATGCTAACAATGAACCtgtgttttagaaatatttctaatataATGAATCTttgacctatttaaaaaaaaattgttagcaaAAAACCCAAtgtatacttggaaaaaaaaagatatgtacTGTGCTGAAAAAATTGCTTCTGTTCTCTCCAAAGGCAGACACGCCATCTGCTCTGGGAAGTACACCTGCAGTAAATGTGCACAAACACAAACTCATGCCATCCGGTCAATAAATAATTTAATGAGGTTACACGTCTGCAGGAAAACATGACAGCACCCTGTCCAGCCTCCAGCCTCACCCCGCAGGCATGGCAGAGAAATGCACATGAGCCAAACAACAAACCACCACTGCATCCAAAGGCCACTAGAATGCACAGATCTTCACAGAAGATATCGCTTCAGGCCCAGACACTTGTACAGTTAATACTTGTCTCtgtgtcaaaaacaaaacaaaacaaaacaaagaaaccatgCAGCATCTGCCTTGAGCCTCCCAGTTTCACTTCAGCCAGAACATGCTCCAGGGACCATGCAGTTTGGGGGGGATGAGGGTCCAGACCCACTTGTACCAAAACATCAGAACATGGGGATGGTGAAATGAATAGGAAGGCAGCAGCAAAGTGCTCTGCTGCAAGTCTTGAAGATGGTCCTCACGGAATGAAGCCAGCTCTCAGAACGGAAGTCGCTTCAACTGCTCGTAGGTGATAAAAAACTGACGGGAACGTCAAGGAACTGGGTCAGAAAAATACGTCGGGCACCTGCACTGAGCCTTCCCACATGGCCAGGCCACACCAGCGACCAGAGGCAAAGGTGGGGAAAGCATCAGCACAGTACAGCTGATGGCCAAGACAGGGAAGCCCCTCTTCTAGGCCACATAAAATGACTTGAACAGATGGAAGAGGGAGCTGTGCGAGGAGAGTTACCAGGAGAGGGAAGAGAATGACCCACAGACGAGCAGGCCCGGGCCTGCCTGGACCATTGAGATAGAGAGGTAGCTTTAGCCCCAGGCATGTACTTTCTAAGATGtgacttatttaaaataaattatatacatattttcagAGGGCAAGGAGGAGCCAGTACAGCAACACAGCAGCACTGATCCTGCAGAGCAGACCAGCACCCATCTCGGAGCAGAAGAATGCTCCCTAGGCTCTCTCCCAAAACAGATGCCAGTCCAGAAACTGCTGCACCTCCAGGAGCTCATCAGGCCAAATGGAAAGTCTCAAGCCAAGCGTTTGAGACTACACACTTTACAAGAGATTCCagtgctcctgcactggaaatccCTATGCTGGCCATCCACAGAGCTGGCTGTTAGAAACAGCAATCAGAACTAATAGCATTCTGGGGGCACTTGAACCAGCTGCAGCCACACCACAGCCTGTGTTTGTCCAGGCAGGACAGGGAGTTCACTCTGGGCTGCTACAGGAAAGATACAGGCTATAAGGTGATGAGCAGAGTCAAAGGTGCCCCGTCAGGGGGTCTTCTCTGCATTTCCTCTACAGCTTGGTCTTCCCCTGCCTCCCCAAACTCCTGACCTCCCAGCAGCACTCTGAAGGATACAATGATGTTCCAGGGACCGAGCCGAAGCCAGTTGGGCCAGAAACCTTTATAGAGCGCAAAGAAGCCCTCGCTCTTCCACGtctgggaggagagaagagacagaTCAATTATGAGACACCCCTTCAGGTGTAGTCAGATATTGCAGACAGCAGCAGGCCCAGGGAAGATCTCTGCTGCAGGAACACCAACAGTGGTAGGGCAGCAAGTCCATGCTTTGGGGATGATATCAATGTGACACGCACAGTAAACACCCTTCATAGAGTGCAACATCCTTAACAGGAAACAGCTCCATGTCCCCTGACGTGCTACACAGTGAGATCACTTCAGGTCCCTGCTGTGCCCACCATCTCAGTGCCATGTGTGACATAACGGACCTTTAAAGCTGCTGAAGCAAGCAGATAGGCCACTGGAGATGGTGTTAGGGTGCTTCTCCAACGCATCAAGTTAGGCTGCAAATGACACTTTGCCCAAGACCAAAATGCATCACTAAAAGTTTTCTCCCATAAGGTGAGGTTGGAAGGATGCTCAAGCTGATGGTGAACTTGGACTTAGGAAAGTGCTCTAGGCCCTTCTCTGGTTTGTCTGAAGCACTTACTGACAAGCGTGTTCTGTGGCTGTCGAATCTAATTGCTAAAATCAGTGATACATGTTGCTGGAATTTGGCCAAGCTCCTAAAGACAGGGATTTGCCCACCTCTGTCACCTCCTTACCTTCACAAGACCATCCAGAGTGCCCTTATAGAGCTCCACGCTGCCCACTATTGCCCGCTGGTTCATCATCCGTGTCCGTACCACATCCACAGGGTTGGAGGCAATGGCACCAGCCAGCCCACAGGTAAAACTGGAACTATATGCACCAAAACATTAGAGAGGAGCAGCTCCGAACATGGCCATTCAAGCTCGGAATGGGAGACAGGCCCTGACAAAAGCATAGAGAGcatctttcactgaattttatgAAAAGTCTTTAGTAAGAAACTTAAACTGTGCTGTCTGTTGCATCCAGAAACACACAGAGGCAGGACACACCACTGTGAGACCCCAGGAAGCTTGGAGAAGGGAAACACTCAGCTTTGCTTAATCGAGATCCTTGCCAGAGTTCACTGCTGAGTCTCCAGAGGAGCAGCCTGCAGTCTGGCAAGTGGCTCTTGCTGCTATCAAGGTGACACAGACCTGAAGGCAGCCTCTTGGAAGTGCACATCCTTCTCACCAGAGCAAACACTGCTTCAGTGCAGGGGAAGAGACCAAAGGCAGCAAGAGGGACCATGAAGCTGCTACTCTCCTCCCTGTGTGTATGGTCTAGTGTTCGTCACCTTCAGCCCATAGCAGGCAAACCCAGCTGACGTACTGCAGCACCTCCAGCTAAAGCGTCTGCCAGAAGAATAATAGGAAAATGTACATGAAAAAGGACTTTGGAAGGTCTCTAACCcaacccctgctcagagcagggctgactTCAAAGCTAGGTCAGATTGCTCAGGGCCTCATCCAGGTCAGTTCTGAAAAGTCATCTCACAGAACTCTTACAGCAGTGGCTGCAAGCCGAAAACCTCTGTAGAGATGAAGACCTaggactggagcagctctttGAACTGGTGCTACAGTTAGTCACACACATGGCACTCCTGCTGCTCACATCTCCCCGACTTGTTCATACCAGGGCACAGGTGTGGAGCAACAGTGGCTGGGACCAGCACTTCTGTAACATCAGTGAGCTGAAATCACAATTTTACTTCACCAGTTTTCTGCCAGGTTCCTTCTACAGGAAGGAACCCTGGGGATGCTGGCTGGGCATTCTGAGTTGCTTCAGTTGACACAGCACATCCCTTGTAAGTACTGGGCCTCTTCTTTGCAGCTCCACAGCACTTGCTCTATAATCAGGAACCAGCCCAAGGTTTCTCCACAAATCCCACCTTCCTCCCCCTGCTAAACACTTGCTTCCCAACCCCTGCTAAACTTGGAGAGTGGAGTAGCCGTGGCAAATACTCACACAAAGTGGGCAAAGATTGTATCGCCCATCAGGCCCGACAGAATTAAGTGTTTCTTGGTGATGTCGTAGACTGGCAGTTCCACTCCAACCACGATAGCAGCTCTCTGGGCCGTCGGAACAACACCCTGTACAGCACAAACAGCAGTCTCTCCCCAGGGGCCTCTCAAGGGCCTTTTGCTGACATTCTCCTTTGCTTCCTCCTGCGCCTGTATTgcagctgcagcttttcagtTACAGCAGCTCGCTGTCTCTCCACTTTACTGCAAAGTCTAAGGAGGACTCCTTCACCCTCCACCCTGGCAGTGTTACTCCACCTAGATTAACCACGTGGTGCTATTCTCCACCCAGCCAACAGCACACAGGAATCAGGCTTCAATCCACTGGTCTTCCCCTGCTGAACAGTACCCACCGATTTCAACACCAGAGAAGATTAACTCAAGAGCAAAAGCAGCCACTTCCTAGGGAACCCACATGTGGCTCCAGGTCCTGCTGGCTACACAACAGCAGCTGAACTCTGCTTTGCTAAGGCTTGTGATTTGGGAGTGCTTCATGTACTGGTAGCATTGCTGCTTGCAGGACATTGATCTGGGATCTGGCAATACAACTGAGAGGAACAAGCATGAGCTCAGGTAAGAAGAACCGGCTATGCTGTGCCCAGGAAATGTCCCAGCAAGCCCCATCATCAGTAATGAGATAAAAAGGTTGCAAATTTCATTGGGCTGCAGGGCATGGAAAACACAGTAGCAGTGCTGAGTTGGACCCACGGCACAGCAACTGTAACACCATCTGAGTAATTCAGGGAAACCCACATTGTCATGGGAGAGCTCTCCAGTCACTGGAACTAGGAGCAACTCTTCAGCGCAGCCAAATCATGAGCCAACCCACTGGGACATCTGGCTTGCTCATCACACAAAACCAAAGCGATTGTAAGTAAAACTATTTTTCAGGTTTACAGCTCCTCCTGTTTCCATCCTGCTGAGCTACTGCAGCATCTGACAGTCTCCTTTTGGGTTCCTGTCTAACACAATCCTAGCACAGCCAGTTCAAACATCAGTTCATTCCCACAAGATAACTGCCAAAACTGGTGAGATGTCAGGATAGAAAAAACAGCTTTGTGTCAGCGTGAGGGAATACCGGAGTTAGGAGACACAGTATCTAGGGGTTGTCCCAGACCAGAGAGCAGGTGGACTAGCTTGATCACTGGAAACCACCTTGAAACTGATGTCTGTGCACTGCATCCTGCCTGCAGTGCACATCAGTAACACAGATGGTTTCATTTCTTTTCCGTTCTTGCTTCCCCTCTTGTATGAGTTTGTCTAGAGAGCAGGAGTAATCCCAGAGTAACTACTACGTCAAAACCAGCAGTGGATTgacccctcctcccccttccctcctcttcccatcCAGTTCATTGCAAAACCTGTTTTCCTGTAAAGGACTTCCCTGGCCATAAGAGACAAATAGGACTGTTGCTTGTAGAAAAGCACTCTGACTTTGGAATTCCTGCACTTGAGCTCGCTCCTAGACAGATGGCTGGGTACCTGAGTGCACAAAAGACTTTTGTTTTGCAAGGACAGTGTGAGGCTCCTTAACATAAAGCCAAAGAACCACTGCTAAAATCCAAACAGTAAGGCCTGAGCACTAGTAGCTCTCGTGCATGTGCAAGC is a genomic window of Dromaius novaehollandiae isolate bDroNov1 chromosome 11, bDroNov1.hap1, whole genome shotgun sequence containing:
- the GPR119 gene encoding glucose-dependent insulinotropic receptor, with amino-acid sequence MAISAFGLILAVLASLIITANALVAIALLRLIQKSSCNGLYFVLNLAVADFMVGFTVMGLVMDEFSQLFHATQTFCVLRMSFVTSSSAASILSLTLIACDRHLAIRLPFHYFRLVTGLRVGVRLVGLWLLSAIIGFLPVLIPRFQHTFTNDKCTFFGVFQPSYMFTVFCVGFFPALFLFIYLYCDMLKIAAMHVQHIREVEHAGLAGGCPPSRTTSDMKAMRTVAVLIGCFTLSWLPFFIASIVQTMCPECFPYKVIENYLWLLGLGNSLLNPLLYSYWQKDVRLQLSQLAASVKRRVLLRLGNGKGFSSRDSKSLPTVSCLRLQD